The following coding sequences lie in one Hoplias malabaricus isolate fHopMal1 chromosome 14, fHopMal1.hap1, whole genome shotgun sequence genomic window:
- the atp5pb gene encoding ATP synthase F(0) complex subunit B1, mitochondrial, with translation MLSRLVLVSGSALKNSGSFGACVVQASRSLHSSPQCQAPVPPLPEKGGKVRHGIFPEELFTLLYPKTGVTGPYMLGTGLLLYMLSKEIYVINHETVAAASIGAVIIYGVTKFGPKVGAFADKLNEEKVAKAQEVKDLAMKSLAQAIEDEKKEQWRAEGRQMLFDAKRNNVAMLLDINFRERLHMVTNEVKKRLDYQVELQNLQRRMEQEHMVNWVEQSVIKSITPQQEKESIAKCISDLKVLAKTTQARATV, from the exons GTTCTGCTCTGAAAAACAGTGGATCGTTTGGAGCATG tgtaGTGCAAGCTTCTCGTTCCCTCCACTCATCCCCTCAATGTCAGGCACCCGTGCCCCCTCTGCCAGAGAAGGGTGGAAAAGTCCGTCACGGAATATTCCCTGAGGAGCTCTTCACACTGCTGTACCCAAAGACTGGTGTCACAG GACCTTATATGCTAGGCACTGGTCTTCTGCTCTACATGCTCTCCAAGGAGATCTATGTCATCAACCATGAGACTGTCGCTGCTGCTTCCATTGGTGCAGTTATCATTTACGGTGTCACTAAATTTGGTCCCAAGGTCGGAGCTTTTGCAGACAAATTGAATGAG GAGAAAGTGGCAAAGGCCCAGGAGGTGAAAGACCTGGCCATGAAAAGCCTGGCTCAAGCCATTGAAGATGAGAAGAAGGAGCAGTGGAGGGCAGAAGGAAGACAGATGCTTTTTGATGCTAAGAGG AACAATGTTGCCATGCTGCTAGATATCAACTTCAGGGAACGGCTGCACATGGTCACCAATGAAGTGAAGAAGAGGCTGGACTACCAGGTTGAGCTTCAGAATCTGCAACGTCGCATGGAGCAGGAACACATGGTCAATTGGGTTGAACAGAGTGTCATCAAGAGTATCACGCCTCAGCAG gaGAAGGAGAGTATTGCCAAGTGTATCTCAGATCTGAAGGTGCTGGCTAAGACCACCCAGGCGAGGGCCACAGTGTGA